In Streptococcus sp. SN-1, a single genomic region encodes these proteins:
- a CDS encoding pyridoxal phosphate-dependent aminotransferase encodes MKEYNKSSKLEHVAYDIRGPVLEEAMRMRANGEKILRLNTGNPAEFGFTAPDEVIHDLIMNARDSEGYSDSKGIFSARKAIMQYCQLKKFPNVDIDDIYLGNGVSELIVMSMQGLLDNGDEVLVPMPDYPLWTAAVSLAGGNAVHYICDEAAEWYPDIDDIKSKITSNTKAIVLINPNNPTGALYPKELLLEIIEIARQNDLIIFADEIYDRMVMDGHVHTPVASLAPDVFCVSMNGLSKSHRIAGFRVGWMVLSGPKTHVKGYIEGLNMLSNMRLCSNVLAQQVVQTSLGGHQSVDELLLPGGRIYEQRNFIYNAIQDIPGLSAVKPKAGLYIFPKIDRNMYRIDDDEQFVLDFLKQEKVLLVHGRGFNWQEPDHFRIVYLPRVDELAQIQEKMTRFLKQYRR; translated from the coding sequence ATGAAAGAATATAACAAGTCTAGTAAGTTAGAGCATGTTGCTTATGATATCCGTGGTCCTGTTTTGGAAGAAGCCATGCGAATGCGAGCAAACGGAGAAAAGATTTTACGTCTGAATACAGGAAATCCAGCAGAATTTGGCTTTACAGCGCCAGACGAGGTCATTCATGACTTGATTATGAATGCGCGTGATAGTGAAGGTTATTCTGACTCCAAAGGGATTTTCTCAGCCCGTAAGGCCATCATGCAGTATTGCCAATTGAAGAAATTCCCAAACGTAGATATTGATGATATTTACCTTGGAAATGGTGTTAGTGAGTTGATTGTCATGTCTATGCAGGGGCTTTTGGACAATGGGGATGAGGTCTTGGTGCCAATGCCAGACTATCCTCTCTGGACAGCCGCTGTCAGCCTAGCTGGGGGAAATGCCGTTCACTATATCTGTGATGAAGCTGCAGAATGGTACCCAGATATTGACGATATCAAGTCAAAAATTACTTCCAATACCAAGGCAATCGTCCTTATCAATCCAAATAATCCAACTGGAGCCCTTTATCCTAAGGAACTCTTGTTGGAGATTATTGAGATTGCCCGTCAAAACGATTTGATTATCTTTGCGGATGAAATCTACGACCGCATGGTCATGGATGGACATGTGCATACGCCTGTGGCTAGCTTGGCACCAGATGTCTTCTGTGTCAGCATGAATGGTCTGTCAAAATCCCATCGTATCGCTGGTTTCCGTGTGGGTTGGATGGTCTTGTCTGGACCTAAGACTCATGTCAAGGGCTATATCGAAGGGCTCAATATGCTATCCAATATGCGCCTTTGCTCTAACGTTTTGGCCCAACAAGTCGTACAAACTTCCTTGGGTGGTCACCAGTCGGTCGATGAATTGCTCCTTCCTGGTGGACGAATTTATGAGCAAAGAAATTTCATTTACAATGCCATTCAAGATATTCCAGGTTTGTCTGCGGTTAAACCCAAGGCTGGACTCTATATCTTCCCTAAAATCGATCGCAATATGTACCGTATCGATGATGATGAGCAGTTTGTCCTTGATTTCTTGAAGCAGGAAAAGGTTCTCTTGGTTCATGGTCGAGGCTTTAACTGGCAGGAACCAGACCACTTCCGTATTGTTTACCTTCCTCGTGTTGATGAACTAGCCCAAATCCAAGAAAAGATGACTCGTTTCTTGAAACAGTATCGTAGATAG